A part of Bacillota bacterium LX-D genomic DNA contains:
- a CDS encoding ATP-binding protein, which translates to MPKNNPDLMKMKMELDSLIIFQELRRDETINKFRKIIGYFNASVFELEKFVRLYADFFHCLIRHSCLSFQDYIIKKIIFSENTYFLKQMQGSKEARNLMQGIMGKELQSLQAASSFNSGSIKELALQYCSSSDEEKIINQLPEWLGHDEELFADKNKAYLKQIADLFHFSKDWGKCVDKLQEFYWQYGSGIFAQYKAFLWEKNGQEGYLRGIESPDPISFQDLIGYENQRSKIIENTLAFLNGYTANNLLLYGDRGTGKSSTVKALLNAYYVEGLRMVEVPKAYLLDFPKIIQQLRGLPQKFIIFVDDLSFEEQDESYTALKAVLEGGLEVKPSNVLIYATSNRRHLIKEKLSDRTGIKAGSLDEEVRTTDTVQEKLSLADRFGMTIIFSAPNKNKYLEIVEGIAARRGIKIEKEELQQLALKWEMWYNGRSPRTARQFVDWLEGAKERF; encoded by the coding sequence ATGCCAAAAAACAATCCTGATCTAATGAAGATGAAGATGGAATTGGATTCTTTAATTATATTTCAAGAGCTACGCAGAGATGAAACCATAAATAAATTTAGAAAAATAATTGGCTATTTTAATGCTTCTGTGTTTGAATTAGAAAAGTTTGTTAGGTTATATGCTGACTTTTTTCACTGCTTAATTCGACATTCCTGCCTTTCATTTCAAGATTACATTATTAAAAAAATTATTTTCTCGGAAAATACTTACTTTTTAAAACAGATGCAGGGTTCAAAGGAAGCTCGGAATTTAATGCAAGGTATTATGGGCAAAGAATTACAAAGTTTACAGGCAGCATCATCTTTTAACTCTGGCAGCATCAAAGAGTTGGCACTGCAATACTGTAGTTCTTCAGATGAAGAAAAAATTATCAATCAATTGCCAGAATGGCTTGGTCATGACGAAGAATTATTTGCAGATAAAAATAAAGCATATTTAAAGCAAATAGCAGATTTGTTTCATTTCTCAAAAGATTGGGGTAAGTGTGTTGATAAACTCCAGGAATTTTATTGGCAATATGGAAGCGGTATTTTTGCTCAATATAAAGCATTCCTTTGGGAAAAAAATGGACAGGAAGGATACTTAAGGGGAATCGAGAGTCCGGATCCAATTTCCTTCCAGGATTTAATTGGTTATGAAAATCAAAGGAGCAAAATTATTGAAAATACACTAGCTTTTTTAAATGGATATACAGCTAATAATTTGCTCCTCTATGGAGATCGGGGAACTGGAAAATCGTCTACAGTCAAAGCTTTACTAAATGCTTACTATGTTGAAGGGTTGCGCATGGTAGAAGTTCCTAAAGCTTACTTGTTGGATTTCCCTAAAATTATCCAACAACTGAGGGGTTTGCCCCAAAAATTTATTATTTTTGTTGATGACTTATCTTTTGAGGAACAAGATGAAAGCTATACAGCCTTGAAAGCTGTATTAGAAGGAGGACTGGAGGTTAAACCTTCAAATGTTTTAATCTACGCGACTTCGAATCGCCGACATTTAATCAAAGAAAAATTAAGCGATCGTACAGGGATCAAAGCCGGCAGCCTTGATGAAGAAGTTCGCACAACGGATACAGTTCAAGAAAAATTGTCTTTAGCCGATAGGTTCGGAATGACAATAATATTTTCGGCTCCTAATAAAAACAAATACTTGGAAATAGTTGAAGGTATTGCTGCACGGAGAGGAATAAAGATTGAAAAAGAAGAGCTTCAACAATTGGCTTTAAAATGGGAAATGTGGTATAACGGGCGCTCTCCAAGAACAGCTAGGCAATTTGTTGATTGGTTAGAGGGTGCAAAAGAAAGATTTTAA
- a CDS encoding copper amine oxidase N-terminal domain-containing protein, with amino-acid sequence MFKKQFLGLITVCIIMLSSCLPALAAQDNNILTNKIQVNGQYLQTKTIYLNKTNMVPVVGVSQKLGYDVKYYPNLKKATIVKDGKNYTIQAEKPYIDKGEKLAKTPFTKNRELYVSAHYFAEVLGDQVGWDNQQSTVIINDYSSILNVVKENAPNFWKMLNTDYKLPKKADFNASYKISLWIKDQKEYNIDSNLDLEGVSQGMNTRFKMTLTTKGINELISNLGSNDMKQKQDLSNITAEFISIDGDVYVKTNLLKLLGVDTFDLENKWGKIPANSAQLASIYKMENGKLIDLFNVLVEEMMRNASVDVSVDTYNNMKLIANTLVSLVDNDKFKMQKVNNTIKEYTWNITEQDIEKMVVNLINSTNNKNQKEDINSFKQIMQNIKMSLKIVMSQKEQYFTDDQLDFNFNMNIPSLPQIRMTTQGGSHLTNVSEEEKSAIQAPGEEEVITLPLN; translated from the coding sequence TTGTTTAAGAAACAATTTTTAGGTTTAATTACAGTTTGTATTATTATGCTTAGTAGCTGTTTACCAGCATTGGCAGCCCAAGACAACAATATTTTAACTAACAAAATTCAGGTAAATGGACAGTATTTACAGACTAAAACTATTTATTTAAATAAAACAAATATGGTACCAGTTGTTGGTGTTTCTCAAAAACTAGGGTACGATGTAAAATACTATCCTAACCTTAAAAAAGCAACTATCGTAAAAGATGGAAAAAACTATACCATCCAAGCAGAAAAGCCTTACATTGACAAGGGAGAAAAACTAGCAAAGACTCCTTTTACCAAAAACAGAGAACTGTATGTTTCAGCCCATTATTTTGCTGAAGTTTTAGGCGATCAAGTTGGCTGGGATAATCAGCAGAGTACAGTTATTATTAACGACTACAGCAGTATTTTGAATGTAGTTAAGGAAAATGCCCCAAACTTCTGGAAAATGTTAAACACCGATTATAAATTGCCTAAAAAAGCTGATTTTAATGCAAGCTATAAAATCTCTCTTTGGATAAAAGATCAAAAAGAATATAATATCGATTCTAATTTAGATTTAGAGGGCGTTTCCCAAGGGATGAACACCAGATTTAAAATGACCTTAACAACAAAGGGAATTAATGAACTAATAAGTAATTTAGGCAGCAATGACATGAAGCAGAAGCAGGATTTAAGTAATATTACTGCAGAGTTTATTAGTATTGATGGAGATGTTTATGTAAAAACTAATTTACTTAAATTATTGGGTGTTGATACTTTTGATCTCGAAAATAAATGGGGTAAAATCCCAGCTAATTCTGCTCAATTAGCAAGCATTTATAAAATGGAAAATGGCAAATTAATTGATTTATTCAATGTATTGGTAGAAGAAATGATGCGTAATGCAAGTGTAGATGTTTCTGTAGATACGTATAACAATATGAAATTAATTGCAAATACCCTTGTTTCCCTAGTGGACAATGATAAATTTAAAATGCAGAAAGTAAATAACACAATAAAAGAATATACGTGGAATATTACAGAACAAGATATTGAAAAGATGGTTGTAAACTTAATAAACAGCACTAATAACAAGAATCAAAAGGAAGATATTAATTCATTTAAGCAAATAATGCAAAATATTAAAATGTCATTAAAAATTGTGATGTCCCAAAAGGAACAATATTTTACAGATGATCAGTTAGATTTTAATTTTAATATGAATATACCATCTTTACCCCAAATTCGCATGACAACTCAGGGAGGATCTCATTTAACAAATGTAAGTGAAGAAGAAAAAAGTGCGATTCAGGCTCCAGGAGAAGAAGA